From a single Natronorubrum tibetense GA33 genomic region:
- a CDS encoding RNA-binding protein has protein sequence MPQIPLHYVDLRTFCYATEDEKRVEEALRTFLPEEFEIERAESEGHFGDRILVLSARVERADEVRHVLSRLADLESFDDLIDELDERVTENTELFLRLDKQGAFAGDVRLGEGITFRGKVEAYPAKKEQAVENAEEVLERLRDDE, from the coding sequence ATGCCACAGATCCCGCTTCACTACGTCGACCTACGCACGTTCTGTTACGCCACGGAGGACGAGAAACGCGTCGAAGAGGCGCTCAGAACCTTCCTCCCCGAGGAGTTCGAGATCGAGCGCGCCGAGAGCGAGGGCCACTTCGGCGACCGCATTCTCGTCCTCTCAGCGCGCGTCGAGCGGGCGGACGAAGTCCGCCACGTGCTCTCGCGGCTGGCCGACCTCGAGTCGTTCGACGACCTGATCGACGAACTCGACGAGCGAGTCACCGAGAACACCGAACTCTTCTTGCGACTCGACAAGCAGGGGGCCTTCGCAGGCGACGTTCGACTGGGCGAGGGCATCACCTTCCGCGGAAAGGTCGAAGCCTACCCGGCGAAGAAAGAACAGGCCGTCGAAAATGCGGAAGAAGTCCTCGAACGGCTTCGGGACGACGAGTAG
- a CDS encoding succinylglutamate desuccinylase/aspartoacylase family protein encodes MRRRTFVAGAGTMLTVIAATGAVSRPSGNESLLEAARQPGDAGEASITTETILPDTVHETSLFEIDAPEEGPTAMVFGGVHGDERSGIEVAREITDWHPNAGTLVVVPETDRVAVENDEREGIDGDLNRQFPADGEPTTDLARGIWDAVERYEPDVVLDLHRSLGIYGLHREYVGQAIFHSPDARGDDLADRLDDDAVPWYLPFHRFTARESGSSGPLLFQKAARDLEASAYLFETTEFMFDRETKVQLTRLATAHVLELHGLLAVGGDA; translated from the coding sequence ATGAGACGTCGGACGTTCGTGGCCGGCGCCGGAACCATGCTCACCGTTATCGCCGCGACGGGAGCCGTGAGCCGACCGTCGGGCAACGAGTCGCTGCTCGAGGCGGCCCGCCAGCCCGGCGACGCGGGTGAAGCCAGTATCACTACCGAGACGATACTCCCTGACACCGTCCACGAGACGTCGCTGTTCGAGATCGACGCGCCGGAGGAGGGACCGACGGCAATGGTCTTCGGCGGCGTCCACGGCGACGAGCGAAGCGGGATCGAGGTCGCTCGCGAGATCACCGACTGGCACCCCAACGCGGGAACGCTCGTCGTGGTCCCCGAGACCGACCGCGTGGCCGTCGAGAACGACGAACGGGAGGGTATTGATGGCGATCTGAACCGACAGTTCCCGGCCGATGGCGAGCCGACGACCGACCTCGCACGCGGGATCTGGGATGCCGTCGAGCGCTACGAGCCCGATGTCGTCCTCGACCTCCACCGATCGCTCGGGATCTACGGCCTCCACCGGGAGTACGTCGGGCAGGCGATCTTTCACTCGCCGGACGCCCGCGGCGACGACCTCGCCGACCGGCTCGACGACGACGCCGTGCCGTGGTACCTGCCGTTCCACCGGTTTACGGCCCGAGAAAGCGGGAGTTCGGGACCGTTGCTCTTCCAAAAGGCGGCTCGAGACCTCGAGGCCAGCGCCTACCTCTTCGAGACGACGGAGTTCATGTTCGACCGGGAGACAAAAGTCCAGCTGACGCGACTGGCGACCGCCCATGTCCTCGAACTCCACGGCCTGCTCGCGGTCGGGGGTGACGCGTGA